A DNA window from Malus domestica chromosome 12, GDT2T_hap1 contains the following coding sequences:
- the LOC103423436 gene encoding tropinone reductase homolog → MASFDSQRWSLKGRTALVTGGTKGIGFAVVEELAGLGATVHMCARNGELLHERIQEWKSKGFEVSGSVCDLTSKDQREELIRTVSSVFDGKLNILVNNAGTVTLRNATDYTLEDFSTMMSTNVESPFHLCQLAHPLLKASGNASIVFVSSVGGMKALPKTSAYAATKGAVIQIVKNLACEWAKDNIRTNSVAPWAVNTGVKPDSDDHSDDYRRLIGRTPICRPAQPNEVSSLVTFLCLPAASYITGQVISIDGGFTVSGF, encoded by the exons atggcaAGTTTCGACAGCCAAAGGTGGTCTCTAAAAGGTAGAACAGCACTTGTTACAGGTGGAACCAAAGGCATTGG ATTTGCCGTTGTAGAGGAGCTTGCAGGACTTGGGGCAACCGTACATATGTGCGCTCGAAACGGAGAACTGCTCCATGAGAGGATTCAAGAGTGGAAGAGTAAGGGGTTTGAAGTGAGTGGCTCAGTTTGTGATCTCACATCTAAAGATCAGAGGGAGGAGCTCATAAGGACTGTCTCATCTGTTTTTGATGGCAAGCTTAACATTCTT GTAAATAATGCTGGAACAGTTACTCTTAGGAATGCTACAGATTATACTTTAGAAGATTTCTCAACTATGATGAGCACCAATGTAGAATCTCCCTTCCATCTTTGCCAACTTGCACACCCTCTCTTGAAGGCCTCAGGAAATGCAAGTATAGTATTTGTCTCCTCAGTTGGTGGTATGAAAGCTCTACCTAAAACATCTGCCTATGCAGCAACCAAGG GAGCAGTGATCCAGATTGTTAAGAATTTGGCATGTGAATGGGCAAAAGACAACATTCGCACAAACTCTGTGGCTCCATGGGCTGTCAACACCGGAGTTAAACCCGACTCT GATGACCATTCGGATGATTACAGACGGCTAATAGGTCGAACTCCCATCTGCCGCCCTGCACAGCCTAATGAAGTTTCATCGTTGGTGACTTTCCTTTGCCTTCCGGCTGCTTCTTACATAACTGGACAAGTCATTAGCATCGATGGAGGATTTACAGTTAGCGGTTTCTAG